In Collimonas arenae, a single genomic region encodes these proteins:
- a CDS encoding class I SAM-dependent methyltransferase has translation MRDMIRKFFGIARNDALAPIVPIAPVIEIVPAAPVAPADSFHVGLRDALASGWYLQESDELYRGFVINAEDIVLDIGCGDGGNSLFCGHRGAHVIVADIDADKVEFTRQRLTETPARIVQCVVSDANPLPLESGTASKVVCMEVLEHVDDPVQFLSELVRVGQQGSHYLLSVPDPVQENLQKQVAPASHFEKPNHIRIIQRDEFEKMVTDAGLVIERHEYYGFYWSVWWLLFWVCKVDLSNPRHPLLESWAKTWEILMDSPNGEHVRSALNDFMPKSQIIVARKP, from the coding sequence ATGCGCGACATGATCAGAAAATTTTTCGGTATCGCCAGGAATGATGCCCTGGCCCCGATTGTCCCGATTGCGCCGGTTATTGAAATAGTACCGGCGGCTCCGGTTGCGCCCGCCGATTCCTTTCATGTCGGATTGCGCGACGCCTTGGCGAGCGGCTGGTATTTGCAGGAAAGCGATGAACTCTATCGCGGCTTCGTTATTAATGCGGAGGACATCGTGCTTGATATTGGCTGCGGTGACGGTGGCAATTCATTGTTTTGCGGACACCGCGGCGCTCACGTAATTGTGGCTGATATCGATGCAGACAAAGTTGAGTTCACCAGGCAACGGCTGACAGAAACTCCTGCGCGGATCGTGCAATGCGTCGTGAGCGATGCTAATCCATTGCCGCTGGAAAGCGGCACAGCATCAAAAGTGGTATGCATGGAAGTACTTGAACACGTTGACGATCCTGTTCAATTCCTGAGTGAACTGGTCAGGGTTGGCCAGCAAGGTTCGCATTACTTGCTGTCAGTGCCGGATCCGGTACAAGAGAATCTGCAGAAACAGGTAGCGCCAGCTTCTCATTTTGAAAAGCCGAACCATATCAGGATTATTCAGCGCGACGAATTTGAGAAGATGGTGACCGATGCAGGCCTGGTGATTGAACGTCACGAATATTATGGCTTCTACTGGTCGGTCTGGTGGCTGCTTTTTTGGGTTTGCAAGGTTGATCTGAGCAATCCTCGACACCCTCTGCTGGAGAGTTGGGCAAAAACCTGGGAAATCCTGATGGATAGTCCGAACGGCGAACACGTCAGGAGCGCCTTGAACGATTTCATGCCCAAGAGCCAGATCATTGTCGCACGCAAGCCATGA
- a CDS encoding class I SAM-dependent methyltransferase, producing MIKFLSGWWRPSKAKITEQEKLPAPVSADGVVDSRVCGFIDTVQSGWFQTDTSELLKGFPIGPEDIVLDVGCGEGGATLFAARCGAHVIFSDTDAEQVERLSANVANVPARSFQALVGDTDPLPLADGSVSRIVAMEMLEHVDDPTKVLAELVRVGQPGALYLLTVPDPVGEGLQKQLAPPSHFQKPNHIHVFERDAFAALVTDAGLQIERHHASGFFWSVWMCLYWAGESTGDGATRDNIKPPYSPLLNEWAKTWYQLISLPEGARIKQVLDSVMPKSQAIIARKPEHR from the coding sequence ATGATCAAGTTCCTTTCCGGTTGGTGGCGTCCCTCGAAAGCAAAAATAACTGAACAGGAAAAGTTGCCTGCGCCGGTATCGGCGGATGGCGTGGTTGATTCACGTGTCTGCGGTTTTATCGATACTGTGCAAAGCGGTTGGTTTCAAACCGACACCAGCGAGTTATTGAAGGGTTTTCCAATTGGTCCGGAAGATATTGTCCTCGATGTCGGTTGCGGCGAGGGTGGGGCTACCTTGTTCGCCGCGCGTTGTGGCGCGCATGTGATTTTTTCAGATACCGACGCGGAGCAAGTCGAACGATTGTCTGCCAATGTGGCGAATGTTCCGGCGCGTAGCTTCCAGGCGCTGGTTGGCGACACCGACCCGCTACCGCTAGCCGATGGCAGCGTCAGCCGCATCGTCGCCATGGAAATGCTGGAGCATGTCGACGATCCAACAAAGGTACTGGCCGAACTTGTTCGCGTTGGCCAGCCCGGCGCACTTTATTTGCTGACCGTTCCGGATCCGGTCGGAGAAGGTTTGCAGAAACAACTGGCACCGCCGTCGCATTTTCAAAAGCCCAACCATATTCATGTTTTCGAGCGTGATGCGTTCGCAGCATTGGTGACTGATGCCGGTTTGCAGATCGAACGGCATCACGCGTCCGGTTTTTTTTGGTCAGTCTGGATGTGCCTGTATTGGGCAGGCGAATCCACCGGCGATGGCGCTACGCGCGATAACATCAAACCGCCTTATTCACCTTTGCTCAATGAATGGGCAAAGACTTGGTATCAATTGATTTCGTTGCCGGAGGGAGCCAGGATCAAGCAAGTATTGGATAGCGTCATGCCCAAGAGCCAGGCGATTATCGCCCGCAAGCCAGAGCATAGATAA
- a CDS encoding glycosyltransferase family 1 protein: protein MIIIIYSDTNAGSIVSNLGLPEYSYYFVLKEFRPVLEQLGIVVTVSDPEREVDDIYRSAKAHGESCVFLSFSPPHKTAVGLVCPTVPVFAWEFSTLPNEVWLGEPRHDWRYVFDKVGSAITHSAYTANSVRQAMTPEFLVAAIPAPVWDRFAALREKLSIANYPDGVDLLVAGTVIDSRTVDLSPYSVPLRRYPKPDLVRPPALAKREPVKVHIDGVVYTSVFNPYDGRKNWYDMISAFCWAFRDVEEATLVLKLTHNDVKIGIDNLLENVYKLTPFKCRVLLIHGYLSDADYEKLVSATTYILNTSHGEGQCLPLMEFMSCGKPAIAPRNTAMADYIDSDNAFVLDSNTEPSHWPHDPRQAYRTLRYRIDWGTLLAAYKESYRVAKQDPARYWQMADHAVQRLQQHCSHAVVKERLESFLASRIAMHKRDIDLTSEKVTL from the coding sequence ATGATTATTATTATTTACTCCGATACCAACGCCGGTTCGATTGTTTCCAATCTGGGCTTGCCCGAATACAGCTACTACTTTGTGCTGAAGGAATTTCGCCCGGTGCTTGAGCAGTTGGGCATCGTGGTTACCGTCAGTGATCCTGAACGTGAAGTGGACGACATCTACCGAAGCGCCAAAGCACATGGGGAGTCCTGCGTTTTCCTGTCGTTTTCGCCGCCGCATAAAACCGCGGTGGGTCTTGTTTGTCCGACTGTTCCTGTATTTGCATGGGAATTCAGCACACTGCCTAATGAAGTCTGGCTTGGCGAGCCGCGCCATGACTGGCGCTATGTGTTCGATAAAGTAGGCAGCGCGATTACACATTCCGCATACACTGCAAATTCGGTACGGCAGGCAATGACGCCAGAGTTTCTGGTAGCGGCGATACCTGCGCCGGTCTGGGATCGTTTTGCCGCATTGCGCGAGAAATTATCGATTGCAAATTATCCTGATGGCGTTGATCTGCTGGTTGCCGGCACGGTCATCGATAGCCGCACGGTCGATCTTTCACCGTATAGCGTCCCGTTGCGCCGTTATCCCAAGCCGGACCTGGTCCGGCCGCCGGCGCTTGCGAAGCGCGAGCCGGTCAAGGTCCATATCGACGGCGTGGTGTATACCTCGGTCTTCAACCCCTATGACGGACGCAAGAACTGGTACGACATGATCAGCGCATTTTGCTGGGCGTTCCGCGACGTCGAAGAGGCCACACTGGTATTAAAGCTGACGCACAATGACGTCAAGATCGGTATCGATAATTTGCTGGAGAATGTGTACAAGCTGACACCGTTCAAATGCAGGGTTCTGTTGATCCACGGTTATCTGAGCGACGCGGATTATGAAAAGCTGGTGTCGGCAACAACCTATATCCTGAATACCTCGCATGGGGAAGGCCAGTGCCTGCCTTTGATGGAATTCATGTCCTGTGGAAAGCCAGCCATTGCGCCACGCAACACGGCAATGGCCGACTATATTGACAGCGACAACGCCTTTGTACTGGACTCCAACACAGAACCGAGCCACTGGCCGCATGATCCGCGCCAGGCATACCGTACCCTGCGTTACCGCATAGACTGGGGTACATTGCTTGCCGCCTACAAGGAAAGTTATCGCGTCGCCAAGCAGGATCCGGCAAGGTATTGGCAAATGGCCGACCACGCAGTTCAGCGGTTGCAGCAGCATTGTTCGCATGCGGTGGTCAAGGAACGTCTCGAATCTTTCCTTGCCAGCCGGATCGCTATGCACAAGCGCGATATCGACCTCACATCGGAAAAGGTCACCCTATGA
- a CDS encoding transposase, protein MHKINSVLRDDQWEKLEPLLVGRPGDSGMCGRDNRLFMEAVLWVALKAGTWSNLAPEFGRWRTSYMRFRRWTKADVWRRVAENLVDEHELQVILQAIIILGDEHTRLNTERSIRRDNVKIYGRALASAAGANTKPPRADELSSSWVWLVSNDVQTS, encoded by the coding sequence ATGCACAAAATTAATAGCGTTCTTCGTGATGACCAATGGGAGAAACTGGAGCCTTTGCTGGTAGGGCGGCCGGGAGATTCCGGCATGTGCGGTCGTGACAATCGGCTGTTTATGGAGGCGGTCCTGTGGGTTGCGCTGAAAGCGGGTACATGGAGTAACCTGGCGCCGGAGTTTGGCCGCTGGAGAACCAGCTACATGCGTTTCCGGCGTTGGACCAAGGCAGATGTCTGGCGGCGCGTGGCGGAAAACCTGGTCGACGAGCACGAACTGCAAGTGATATTGCAAGCCATTATTATTCTGGGCGATGAGCACACACGACTGAATACGGAAAGATCGATCCGGCGCGACAACGTCAAAATTTACGGCCGCGCCCTCGCATCGGCCGCCGGAGCCAATACCAAGCCGCCACGGGCCGACGAACTCTCATCATCATGGGTCTGGCTGGTTAGCAACGACGTCCAGACCAGTTGA
- a CDS encoding metal ABC transporter permease has product MSVFSWLHTVQQLAWAPFAEFAFMRRALIGTLALAFSSAPLGVLLTLRHMSLFGDALSHAVLPGVAIGFILFGLSLPALSIGGFLAGVIVVCIAARISRHTGLKEDASLASVYLIALALGVMLISMNGSKLDLLHILFGNVLGVDRDGLLLVAGVSTFSLLAGALAYRGLLLESFDPSYLAASGRRGAMYQHMFLMLVVMNLVASFQTLGTLMAVGLMMLPAVSARLWHDTLPAQLLNSAIQAALAAYAGLLVSYYTAAPSGPAIIICAAACYLVSLLIAPHGCLPRVWRRPAELAE; this is encoded by the coding sequence ATGAGTGTGTTTTCCTGGCTGCACACAGTGCAACAGCTTGCATGGGCGCCGTTTGCCGAATTTGCATTCATGCGGCGAGCTCTGATCGGCACCTTGGCGCTGGCGTTCAGCAGTGCGCCGCTGGGTGTGTTACTGACTTTGCGGCACATGAGCCTGTTCGGGGATGCGCTCAGCCACGCAGTGCTGCCCGGGGTGGCGATCGGCTTTATCTTGTTCGGCCTGTCGCTGCCGGCGCTTAGTATCGGCGGCTTTCTGGCAGGCGTGATCGTGGTTTGCATCGCTGCACGGATCAGCCGCCATACCGGCCTGAAAGAAGACGCCAGCCTGGCTTCCGTCTACCTGATCGCGCTGGCGCTTGGTGTGATGCTGATATCGATGAATGGCTCGAAGCTGGACTTATTGCATATCTTGTTTGGCAACGTGCTCGGGGTCGACCGTGACGGCCTGCTTTTGGTGGCAGGTGTCAGTACCTTCAGTCTGCTGGCAGGCGCGCTGGCGTATCGCGGCTTGCTACTGGAAAGTTTCGATCCTTCCTATCTGGCCGCAAGCGGCAGACGCGGCGCTATGTACCAGCATATGTTCCTGATGCTGGTAGTGATGAATCTGGTGGCCTCATTCCAGACCCTCGGCACCCTGATGGCTGTGGGGCTGATGATGTTGCCCGCAGTCTCTGCGCGATTGTGGCATGACACTTTGCCGGCGCAATTGTTGAATAGCGCAATCCAGGCGGCACTGGCAGCCTATGCCGGCTTGCTGGTTTCCTATTACACGGCAGCTCCCTCCGGCCCGGCCATCATCATTTGCGCAGCGGCCTGTTATCTGGTTTCTCTGCTGATCGCGCCACACGGCTGTCTGCCACGGGTATGGCGGCGTCCGGCCGAGCTTGCGGAGTAG
- a CDS encoding metal ABC transporter substrate-binding protein: MAAEKIPVVASFSILGDIVNTVGGDRVAVSTLVGPDQDAHVFEPTPADVEAIAKARLVVINGLGFEGWMARLTDAADYRGSIVVASDGVLARQRPGKGARPDPHAWQDPVNVMIYTRNIVAALSKLDPASSAAYKANGERYLRALADLDRWAQAQFSAIPALRRTVITSHDAFEYFGAHYGVVFLAAQGVSTDSEPSAHDIALLIRQIKQQHVKAVFFENMSNPRLLQQLSRDAGVAPGGKLYADALSAPGGPAPTYLHMMRYNIAQILVALSSFR; encoded by the coding sequence ATGGCGGCAGAAAAAATTCCAGTGGTCGCCAGTTTTAGCATTCTCGGCGACATCGTCAATACTGTCGGTGGCGACCGGGTAGCGGTGTCGACGCTGGTCGGGCCGGACCAGGATGCGCATGTGTTCGAGCCGACGCCAGCCGATGTCGAAGCAATCGCCAAGGCCAGGCTGGTGGTGATCAACGGCCTGGGGTTTGAGGGCTGGATGGCGCGTTTGACAGACGCTGCCGATTATAGGGGCAGCATTGTAGTCGCGAGTGACGGCGTGCTGGCCCGGCAACGACCGGGGAAAGGCGCGCGACCGGATCCGCACGCCTGGCAGGATCCTGTCAATGTAATGATCTACACTCGCAATATCGTTGCGGCGCTGAGCAAACTCGATCCGGCAAGCAGCGCAGCATACAAGGCAAACGGGGAACGCTACCTGCGTGCCTTGGCTGACCTGGATCGATGGGCGCAGGCGCAATTTTCCGCTATTCCAGCCTTGCGGCGCACGGTTATCACCTCGCACGATGCCTTTGAATATTTCGGCGCGCATTATGGCGTCGTTTTTCTCGCGGCACAGGGGGTTTCTACCGATAGTGAACCCAGCGCGCATGATATCGCCTTGCTGATCCGGCAAATAAAGCAGCAACATGTCAAAGCAGTGTTTTTCGAGAACATGAGCAATCCGCGGCTACTGCAACAACTCAGTCGCGACGCCGGGGTTGCGCCAGGCGGCAAACTGTATGCGGACGCTTTATCTGCGCCAGGCGGTCCGGCGCCGACTTACCTGCACATGATGCGTTACAACATTGCCCAGATCCTGGTTGCTTTGTCCTCCTTTCGCTGA
- a CDS encoding acyltransferase family protein, producing MNHRIKDIELLRGIAVLFVLFEHTRFNLFGQPSDGLAFIYTHFGFWNGVDLFFAISGFVIARDLIPRLDRSGDRETFFSVAVKFWVRRAWRLWPTAWLWLVLLLLATVAFKKSGIFSSLQVNLEGSLAGFLNYMNFRVMLKFGHDELGPTTPYWSLSLEEQFYLLLPFAVFICRRWLSSVLIILVVLQFFANRHHSLFLMLVRSDALLLGVLLAIWSKHDSYRRLEPVFLKNLNWARFTLLLILLAGLAKIGSPQYQDFRYWVGIVALISIVLVWIASYDMDYLMPDNPLKRILLWVGSRSYALYLTHMPAYLMSRQIWFWIAPTDTIFDHTYNVRLALTAAVLVVIFSELNYRFVETPLRAQGKRIAEKMGQSRFQLQT from the coding sequence ATGAATCATCGCATTAAAGATATCGAGCTATTGCGCGGAATCGCGGTGCTATTCGTTTTGTTCGAGCATACGCGCTTCAATTTATTCGGGCAGCCAAGCGACGGTCTTGCGTTCATCTACACGCATTTCGGATTCTGGAATGGCGTTGATTTGTTCTTTGCGATTTCGGGATTCGTGATTGCCAGAGATTTGATTCCGCGGCTTGATCGCAGCGGGGATCGGGAAACATTTTTTTCAGTTGCAGTCAAATTCTGGGTAAGGCGCGCCTGGCGCTTGTGGCCTACCGCGTGGCTTTGGCTGGTACTGTTGCTGCTGGCAACAGTCGCGTTCAAGAAATCTGGAATATTCAGCTCGCTTCAGGTGAATCTGGAAGGAAGCCTGGCAGGATTTTTGAACTACATGAATTTCCGCGTGATGTTGAAGTTCGGCCATGATGAACTTGGTCCGACTACGCCATATTGGAGCCTTTCCCTGGAAGAGCAGTTTTATCTGCTGCTACCGTTTGCCGTCTTTATTTGTCGTCGCTGGCTGTCCAGTGTATTGATTATCTTGGTTGTGCTGCAATTTTTTGCGAATCGTCACCATTCCTTATTTCTGATGCTGGTGCGATCTGATGCGCTGTTGTTAGGTGTGTTGCTGGCAATCTGGAGCAAGCATGACAGTTATCGCAGGTTGGAGCCGGTGTTCTTGAAAAATCTAAACTGGGCGCGTTTTACGCTGTTGCTGATTCTTCTGGCAGGTCTCGCAAAAATCGGATCGCCGCAATATCAGGATTTTCGCTATTGGGTCGGCATCGTGGCGTTGATTTCCATTGTGCTGGTATGGATTGCGTCTTATGACATGGATTATCTGATGCCGGACAATCCATTGAAGCGCATATTGCTTTGGGTTGGCAGCCGCTCCTATGCGCTGTATCTGACGCACATGCCGGCTTATCTGATGAGTCGGCAGATCTGGTTTTGGATTGCTCCCACAGATACCATTTTCGATCATACCTACAACGTAAGGCTCGCTCTCACTGCAGCAGTGCTGGTAGTCATATTCAGCGAACTTAACTACCGCTTTGTCGAGACGCCCTTACGTGCACAAGGCAAAAGAATTGCCGAAAAAATGGGGCAGTCCAGGTTTCAGCTTCAAACATAG
- a CDS encoding glycosyltransferase codes for MNFILYSDIGESAINKSLGLPEYSYYFVLKAFRTVLTELGTVTVVQHPETEVDPLFDAHRQRGEECVFLSFSPPNKTLIDLRCPTVSVFAWEYSNIPDELWDEDVRNDWRIVFGRHGKAITLSSYTARIVREAMGATFPVLAAPAPLWEQFADPRARFGARLPPSQSQLQLRGIVIDSHLLGLSADGLIAHMTFSQTTDEPEAQTMPPPAQPEAQTAPPPPQPEPEPEQMPAPPEPAAPAKTLRYRLAVTKRHLLTWYREAVRDLLPLWLARAVAVSGRSGNTLARAMLGYESNAIPPLPVALEDSPKAIEPIEEVTPTPIPPVQELEREPEATVDLSGVVYTSILSPKDGRKNWFDMVTAFCWTFREVEDATLVLKMSERDLSRYHNTLLTLLSQLAPFKCRVVTLHAYLDEAAYEELIGATSYYVNTSLCEGLCLPLMEFMCCGKPVIAPRHTAMEDYIDADAAFIIKSSLEHNVWPHDPRDLFRTLRYRLDWESICTAYSDSYRTVKQQPEKYLDMSMQAMARLESYSSRTVVKEQLRSFFQQPVEEYA; via the coding sequence ATGAATTTCATTCTGTATTCGGATATTGGCGAAAGTGCAATCAACAAAAGCCTTGGTTTACCAGAGTACAGCTACTACTTTGTCTTGAAAGCTTTTCGCACTGTATTGACAGAGCTTGGCACGGTGACCGTGGTGCAGCACCCTGAAACCGAAGTCGATCCGCTGTTCGACGCGCACCGGCAACGCGGGGAAGAATGTGTTTTCCTTTCCTTTTCTCCGCCAAATAAAACCTTGATCGACCTCCGGTGCCCGACAGTATCGGTGTTCGCTTGGGAATACAGCAATATTCCTGATGAACTCTGGGATGAAGACGTCCGTAATGATTGGCGCATAGTATTCGGCCGTCATGGCAAAGCGATCACCTTGTCCAGCTATACGGCTCGCATTGTCAGAGAGGCGATGGGTGCGACATTTCCTGTACTGGCGGCGCCGGCGCCATTGTGGGAGCAGTTTGCCGACCCGCGCGCGCGATTTGGAGCCAGGTTGCCGCCAAGTCAAAGTCAGCTGCAACTACGCGGTATCGTGATCGATAGTCATCTGCTGGGTTTGTCCGCCGACGGTCTGATTGCACACATGACTTTCTCGCAAACGACGGATGAGCCGGAAGCGCAAACCATGCCGCCGCCAGCCCAGCCGGAAGCGCAAACTGCACCGCCGCCTCCCCAGCCCGAACCTGAGCCTGAACAAATGCCAGCACCGCCTGAACCCGCAGCACCGGCTAAAACTCTGCGTTACCGGCTCGCGGTAACTAAACGTCATTTACTGACGTGGTACCGGGAGGCTGTGCGGGATCTGTTGCCTTTGTGGCTGGCCCGGGCGGTGGCCGTTAGCGGACGCAGCGGCAATACCCTCGCACGCGCGATGCTGGGCTACGAAAGTAACGCAATACCACCGTTGCCGGTAGCACTGGAAGACAGTCCCAAGGCGATTGAACCGATCGAGGAAGTAACTCCGACGCCTATTCCGCCAGTGCAGGAACTGGAACGGGAACCTGAGGCGACTGTAGATCTGAGCGGTGTTGTGTATACCTCTATCCTCAGTCCCAAGGATGGCCGCAAGAACTGGTTCGACATGGTGACCGCGTTTTGCTGGACATTTCGCGAGGTTGAGGACGCAACGCTGGTGCTGAAAATGAGTGAGCGCGATCTGTCGCGGTATCACAATACCTTGCTCACCTTGTTGTCGCAGTTGGCGCCATTCAAATGCAGGGTCGTGACTTTGCACGCTTATCTGGATGAAGCGGCCTATGAAGAATTGATCGGTGCTACCAGCTATTACGTGAATACTTCCTTGTGCGAAGGCTTGTGCCTGCCGCTGATGGAGTTCATGTGCTGCGGGAAGCCCGTGATCGCGCCACGGCACACGGCGATGGAAGATTATATTGACGCTGACGCAGCTTTCATTATCAAGTCTAGTCTTGAACATAATGTCTGGCCGCATGATCCGCGCGACCTGTTCCGCACCTTGCGTTATCGCCTGGACTGGGAGTCGATTTGTACTGCGTATTCGGATAGTTACCGCACAGTGAAGCAGCAGCCGGAAAAATACCTCGATATGAGTATGCAGGCCATGGCGCGGCTGGAATCCTATAGTTCCCGCACGGTCGTGAAGGAGCAGTTGCGCAGTTTCTTCCAGCAACCAGTGGAGGAATATGCATGA
- a CDS encoding GDP-mannose 4,6-dehydratase: protein MKRLFITGQSGFVGLTFERLREHSVAAHGWQLISAAGSYDLLDPASLDLVLQQARPDAVIHLAGQTFIPEAFRDPAHTLDVNLKGTLNLLQALQGNGFSGTFLYVSSGDVYGKVNPELLPISEQQPARPQNPYAVSKSAAELLCYQWSCNLPWRIMIARPFNHIGAGQREDFVISSVARQLARIRLGLQEPRIQVGDVDVTRDFLDVEDVISAYLSLLEKGQNGEIYNVCSGKEYLIRDMIASMLYLTEIDAAIEQDPSRLRPSDLRRVKGDNRKLTLATGWQPAIPMQQTLLSVLQDWDARAGAERTIQPTL, encoded by the coding sequence ATGAAACGACTATTTATTACCGGCCAGTCAGGGTTTGTCGGTCTTACTTTTGAGCGCCTGCGCGAACATAGCGTTGCCGCGCACGGCTGGCAACTGATATCCGCCGCCGGTTCTTATGATCTGCTGGATCCGGCTTCGCTGGATCTCGTATTGCAGCAGGCACGTCCGGATGCTGTCATTCATCTCGCCGGACAGACTTTTATCCCGGAAGCATTCCGCGATCCCGCACATACACTGGATGTCAATCTGAAGGGAACCCTGAATCTGTTGCAGGCGCTGCAAGGCAACGGGTTCAGCGGCACTTTTCTCTACGTCAGTTCCGGCGATGTTTACGGCAAGGTGAATCCCGAGCTGCTGCCGATCAGCGAGCAACAACCCGCACGTCCGCAAAATCCTTATGCGGTCAGCAAATCTGCTGCGGAACTCCTGTGCTATCAATGGAGTTGCAATCTGCCGTGGCGCATCATGATCGCGCGTCCGTTCAACCACATTGGTGCCGGGCAGCGGGAAGATTTCGTGATATCCAGCGTCGCGCGGCAGTTGGCGCGTATACGGCTGGGCTTACAGGAACCACGCATCCAGGTCGGCGATGTTGATGTCACCCGCGATTTTCTTGATGTCGAAGATGTCATTTCGGCCTATCTGTCCTTGCTGGAAAAAGGGCAGAACGGTGAAATCTACAACGTTTGTTCTGGCAAGGAATATCTGATCCGAGACATGATCGCCAGTATGTTGTATCTGACCGAGATCGATGCTGCGATCGAACAGGATCCGTCACGACTGCGACCTTCCGATCTGCGTCGCGTGAAGGGCGACAATAGAAAACTTACGCTGGCAACAGGATGGCAGCCTGCCATTCCCATGCAACAGACTTTACTGAGTGTCCTGCAAGACTGGGATGCGCGGGCCGGCGCCGAGCGCACGATTCAGCCTACGCTTTAG
- a CDS encoding GDP-mannose 4,6-dehydratase, producing MTKTALITGVTGQDGAYLAKLLLDKDYKVYGMLARRSSDTLWRLRELGILEQLQFIEGDLADATSAIRAVCQSHPDEIYNLGAQSFVGTSWNQPVVTGMVDGLGVTHMLEAIRQFAPAARFYQASTSEMFGLIQAEHQDENTPFYPRSPYGVAKLYGHWITVNYRESFGLHASSGILFNHESPLRGIEFVTRKVTDAAARIKLGKQRELRLGNVDARRDWGFAGDYVEAMWLMLQQEQAEDYVIATGVTTSVREMCRIAFSYLDLNYEDHLVIDPKLFRPAEVDVLLGNPAKAHGKLGWKPKTALEQLMQQMVDADMRRVAKE from the coding sequence ATGACGAAAACAGCATTGATTACCGGAGTAACCGGGCAAGATGGCGCATATCTTGCCAAGCTATTGCTGGACAAGGACTACAAAGTCTACGGCATGCTGGCGAGACGCAGCAGCGATACTTTGTGGCGCTTGCGCGAGTTGGGTATCCTGGAACAGTTGCAGTTCATTGAAGGAGATCTTGCCGACGCAACTTCTGCAATACGCGCGGTGTGCCAATCGCATCCTGACGAGATCTACAATCTGGGCGCACAGAGTTTTGTCGGTACGTCCTGGAACCAGCCGGTAGTCACCGGCATGGTGGATGGCCTGGGTGTTACGCACATGCTGGAAGCCATTCGCCAGTTCGCTCCTGCTGCACGCTTCTATCAAGCCTCTACCAGTGAAATGTTTGGTCTGATCCAGGCTGAACACCAAGACGAGAACACACCATTCTATCCACGCAGTCCGTATGGCGTTGCCAAGCTCTACGGTCATTGGATCACCGTCAATTATCGTGAAAGTTTCGGTTTGCATGCCTCAAGCGGGATCTTGTTCAATCACGAGTCGCCATTGCGCGGCATCGAATTCGTCACGCGCAAGGTGACTGATGCTGCGGCGCGGATCAAGCTTGGCAAACAGCGGGAGCTTCGGCTAGGAAATGTCGACGCCAGGCGCGACTGGGGATTCGCCGGAGATTACGTGGAAGCAATGTGGCTGATGCTGCAGCAAGAGCAGGCTGAAGATTACGTGATCGCAACCGGCGTCACCACCAGCGTGCGCGAAATGTGCCGGATTGCTTTTTCTTATCTCGATTTGAACTATGAAGATCATCTGGTTATTGACCCGAAGCTGTTCCGCCCGGCCGAAGTGGATGTCCTACTCGGTAATCCCGCCAAAGCACATGGCAAATTGGGTTGGAAGCCAAAAACCGCTCTCGAGCAATTGATGCAACAAATGGTCGACGCTGATATGCGTCGTGTGGCAAAAGAATAA
- a CDS encoding metal ABC transporter ATP-binding protein has translation MRPAVVVHDISLAYHRRPALRHITGAFARASLTAVVGPNGAGKSTLLKALLGLVPIDSGHVEMHVARKLIAYLPQQAEIDRNFPIAVLDCVCLGYWPRLGSFGSVTSAMIEGAREALRAVGLHGFERRSIATLSAGQMQRVLFARIVVQDADLILLDEPFNAVDARTTEDLLMLIREWHAQQRTVIAVLHDHEQVRRHFPQAVMLARQLVAWGDTGQVLGEVNLQRARHMPDEADTNIEHGAVEVAA, from the coding sequence ATGAGGCCTGCCGTCGTGGTTCATGATATCAGCCTGGCTTACCACCGGCGACCGGCATTGCGGCATATAACAGGGGCTTTTGCGCGTGCCTCTCTGACGGCTGTCGTGGGGCCGAACGGCGCCGGAAAAAGCACTTTATTGAAGGCTCTGCTGGGCCTTGTACCTATCGATAGCGGTCATGTTGAGATGCACGTTGCACGCAAGCTGATTGCTTATTTGCCGCAGCAGGCGGAAATCGATCGCAATTTTCCGATCGCCGTGCTGGATTGCGTGTGTCTCGGATACTGGCCGCGCTTGGGGAGTTTCGGCAGCGTTACTTCGGCAATGATAGAAGGCGCCAGGGAGGCGCTTCGCGCGGTTGGTTTGCACGGCTTCGAACGACGATCCATCGCTACCTTGTCGGCAGGACAGATGCAGCGTGTGCTGTTTGCGCGGATCGTGGTTCAGGATGCTGATTTGATCTTGCTGGATGAGCCCTTCAACGCAGTGGACGCGAGAACCACGGAAGATTTGCTAATGCTTATCCGTGAATGGCATGCCCAGCAGCGCACCGTGATTGCCGTGTTGCATGATCATGAACAAGTGCGCCGGCATTTTCCGCAGGCAGTCATGCTGGCGCGGCAATTGGTGGCCTGGGGCGATACCGGACAAGTGCTGGGCGAGGTCAATCTGCAGCGGGCCAGGCACATGCCGGACGAGGCGGATACGAACATTGAACATGGAGCGGTTGAGGTTGCAGCATGA